In the Oryza glaberrima chromosome 6, OglaRS2, whole genome shotgun sequence genome, one interval contains:
- the LOC127777425 gene encoding receptor-like protein 2 isoform X2, whose protein sequence is MSWVKRTDCWKWEGITCSSDGTVTDVLLAAKGLQGHISPSLGNLTGLLHLNLSHNLLDGYLPMELLFSRSIIVLDVSFNRLDGSLPELESPSGGFPLQVLNISSNSFTGQFSSKQWEVMKNIVALNASNNSFTGQIPSSICINSPSFAILDLCYNQFSGSIPLGLGNCSKLREFKAGYNNFSGALPEELFSATSLEQLSLPNNDLQGVLDGSHILKLIKLTVLDLGSTGLSGNIPDSIGQLSTLEELRLDNNNMSGELPSALGNCTNLWYLSLRNNKFVGDLSKVNFTRLNLRIADFSINNFTGTVPESIFSCSNLIALRLAFNKFHGQLSPRMGNLKSMSFFSIADNHFTNITNALRILRSCKNLTSLLMGTNFKGETIPQDETVDGFENLRVLTIDSCGSVGQIPPWISKLKKLEVLDLSNNMLTGEIPFWISDMPVLFYLDITNNSLTGDIPVALMNLPMLQSGKNTAQLDPNFLELPVYWTPSRQYHLLNAFPNALNLGNNSFTGVIPPEIGQLKMLDGFNVSFNRLSGEISQQICNLTNLQLLDLSSNQLTGIR, encoded by the exons ATGTCATGGGTGAAGAGGACAGACTGCTGGAAATGGGAAGGCATCACCTGCAGCAGTGATGGCACAGTCACAGATGTCTTGCTGGCTGCTAAGGGTCTCCAAGGGCACATCTCGCCATCGCTCGGCAATCTTACTGGGCTGTTGCACCTCAACCTGTCTCACAACTTACTCGATGGCTACCTACCAATGGAATTGTTGTTCTCCAGAAGCATCATTGTTCTTGACGTCAGCTTCAACCGCCTAGATGGTTCTCTGCCAGAGTTGGAGTCCCCTAGTGGTGGTTTTCCTCTCCAGGTACTGAATATCTCGAGCAATTCATTTACAGGGCAGTTCTCATCGAAACAATGGGAAGTGATGAAGAATATTGTCGCCCTTAATGCAAGCAACAACAGCTTTACAGGACAGATACCATCTTCTATCTGCATCAACTCCCCATCATTTGCTATCCTTGACCTTTGTTACAACCAATTCAGTGGCAGTATTCCCTTGGGGCTTGGAAATTGCTCCAAGCTGAGAGAGTTCAAGGCTGGCTACAACAATTTTAGTGGAGCTCTCCCTGAAGAACTCTTCAGTGCTACCTCATTGGAGCAGTTGTCTCTTCCTAACAATGATTTACAGGGAGTTCTTGATGGTTCCCACATATTAAAACTCATCAAGCTGACAGTCCTTGATCTCGGATCGACTGGGCTCAGTGGCAACATCCCGGATTCTATTGGCCAACTAAGCACATTGGAGGAGCTCCGGCTGGACAACAACAACATGTCTGGTGAGCTGCCATCGGCCCTAGGTAACTGCACAAATCTGTGGTATCTCAGCCTCAGAAACAATAAATTTGTGGGAGATCTTAGTAAAGTCAATTTTACCCGGTTGAATTTGAGAATCGCAGATTTCTCAATTAATAACTTCACTGGTACAGTTCCAGAAAGCATATTCTCATGCAGCAATCTAATTGCGTTGCGGCTGGCTTTCAACAAGTTTCATGGCCAGCTGTCACCAAGAATGGGCAATCTGAAGTCCATGTCCTTCTTTTCAATAGCCGATAACCATTTCACAAATATCACAAATGCACTTCGGATACTCAGGAGCTGCAAGAACCTTACGTCCCTGCTTATGGGAACCAATTTCAAGGGTGAAACCATACCACAAGATGAAACAGTTGATGGTTTTGAGAATCTTCGGGTACTGACCATAGACTCTTGTGGATCAGTTGGGCAAATCCCCCCTTGGATATCAAAGCTCAAAAAACTGGAGGTGTTGGATTTATCAAACAATATGCTCACTGGAGAAATACCATTTTGGATTAGTGATATGCCTGTTCTTTTCTATTTAGACATAACAAACAACAGTCTTACAGGGGATATCCCAGTTGCATTGATGAACTTGCCGATGCTACAATCAGGGAAGAATACTGCCCAGTTGGACCCAAATTTTCTTGAATTGCCTGTTTATTGGACACCATCACGTCAATACCACTTGCTCAATGCTTTTCCTAACGCATTGAATCTAGGTAACAATAGTTTCACAGGAGTGATTCCCCCTGAGATTGGTCAGTTGAAAATGCTTGATGGTTTCAATGTCAGCTTTAACAGGTTATCTGGAGAAATATCACAGCAGATATGCAACCTCACAAACCTGCAATTGCTAGATTTATCAAGCAATCAGCTCACAG GAATCAGATGA
- the LOC127777425 gene encoding tyrosine-sulfated glycopeptide receptor 1-like isoform X1 → MSWVKRTDCWKWEGITCSSDGTVTDVLLAAKGLQGHISPSLGNLTGLLHLNLSHNLLDGYLPMELLFSRSIIVLDVSFNRLDGSLPELESPSGGFPLQVLNISSNSFTGQFSSKQWEVMKNIVALNASNNSFTGQIPSSICINSPSFAILDLCYNQFSGSIPLGLGNCSKLREFKAGYNNFSGALPEELFSATSLEQLSLPNNDLQGVLDGSHILKLIKLTVLDLGSTGLSGNIPDSIGQLSTLEELRLDNNNMSGELPSALGNCTNLWYLSLRNNKFVGDLSKVNFTRLNLRIADFSINNFTGTVPESIFSCSNLIALRLAFNKFHGQLSPRMGNLKSMSFFSIADNHFTNITNALRILRSCKNLTSLLMGTNFKGETIPQDETVDGFENLRVLTIDSCGSVGQIPPWISKLKKLEVLDLSNNMLTGEIPFWISDMPVLFYLDITNNSLTGDIPVALMNLPMLQSGKNTAQLDPNFLELPVYWTPSRQYHLLNAFPNALNLGNNSFTGVIPPEIGQLKMLDGFNVSFNRLSGEISQQICNLTNLQLLDLSSNQLTGELPAALTDLHFLSKFNVSNNELEGPVPTGRQFDTFLNSSYSGNPKLCGPMLGNPCSPTTRKETFTSQRHNLRRALVIGITLGALIALALLACFLIGRLVYDDHTESLTHLQMRYRR, encoded by the coding sequence ATGTCATGGGTGAAGAGGACAGACTGCTGGAAATGGGAAGGCATCACCTGCAGCAGTGATGGCACAGTCACAGATGTCTTGCTGGCTGCTAAGGGTCTCCAAGGGCACATCTCGCCATCGCTCGGCAATCTTACTGGGCTGTTGCACCTCAACCTGTCTCACAACTTACTCGATGGCTACCTACCAATGGAATTGTTGTTCTCCAGAAGCATCATTGTTCTTGACGTCAGCTTCAACCGCCTAGATGGTTCTCTGCCAGAGTTGGAGTCCCCTAGTGGTGGTTTTCCTCTCCAGGTACTGAATATCTCGAGCAATTCATTTACAGGGCAGTTCTCATCGAAACAATGGGAAGTGATGAAGAATATTGTCGCCCTTAATGCAAGCAACAACAGCTTTACAGGACAGATACCATCTTCTATCTGCATCAACTCCCCATCATTTGCTATCCTTGACCTTTGTTACAACCAATTCAGTGGCAGTATTCCCTTGGGGCTTGGAAATTGCTCCAAGCTGAGAGAGTTCAAGGCTGGCTACAACAATTTTAGTGGAGCTCTCCCTGAAGAACTCTTCAGTGCTACCTCATTGGAGCAGTTGTCTCTTCCTAACAATGATTTACAGGGAGTTCTTGATGGTTCCCACATATTAAAACTCATCAAGCTGACAGTCCTTGATCTCGGATCGACTGGGCTCAGTGGCAACATCCCGGATTCTATTGGCCAACTAAGCACATTGGAGGAGCTCCGGCTGGACAACAACAACATGTCTGGTGAGCTGCCATCGGCCCTAGGTAACTGCACAAATCTGTGGTATCTCAGCCTCAGAAACAATAAATTTGTGGGAGATCTTAGTAAAGTCAATTTTACCCGGTTGAATTTGAGAATCGCAGATTTCTCAATTAATAACTTCACTGGTACAGTTCCAGAAAGCATATTCTCATGCAGCAATCTAATTGCGTTGCGGCTGGCTTTCAACAAGTTTCATGGCCAGCTGTCACCAAGAATGGGCAATCTGAAGTCCATGTCCTTCTTTTCAATAGCCGATAACCATTTCACAAATATCACAAATGCACTTCGGATACTCAGGAGCTGCAAGAACCTTACGTCCCTGCTTATGGGAACCAATTTCAAGGGTGAAACCATACCACAAGATGAAACAGTTGATGGTTTTGAGAATCTTCGGGTACTGACCATAGACTCTTGTGGATCAGTTGGGCAAATCCCCCCTTGGATATCAAAGCTCAAAAAACTGGAGGTGTTGGATTTATCAAACAATATGCTCACTGGAGAAATACCATTTTGGATTAGTGATATGCCTGTTCTTTTCTATTTAGACATAACAAACAACAGTCTTACAGGGGATATCCCAGTTGCATTGATGAACTTGCCGATGCTACAATCAGGGAAGAATACTGCCCAGTTGGACCCAAATTTTCTTGAATTGCCTGTTTATTGGACACCATCACGTCAATACCACTTGCTCAATGCTTTTCCTAACGCATTGAATCTAGGTAACAATAGTTTCACAGGAGTGATTCCCCCTGAGATTGGTCAGTTGAAAATGCTTGATGGTTTCAATGTCAGCTTTAACAGGTTATCTGGAGAAATATCACAGCAGATATGCAACCTCACAAACCTGCAATTGCTAGATTTATCAAGCAATCAGCTCACAGGTGAACTACCGGCCGCACTGACTGATCTGCACTTCCTTTCTAAATTCAATGTTTCTAACAATGAACTAGAAGGGCCAGTTCCAACTGGAAGACAGTTTGATACATTTCTCAATTCTAGCTATAGTGGGAATCCAAAGCTATGCGGCCCTATGCTCGGTAACCCTTGCAGTCCCACTACAAGAAAAGAAACCTTCACCTCACAGCGGCACAACTTACGGCGTGCATTAGTCATTGGAATCACCTTGGGAGCACTCATCGCTCTTGCTTTGCTTGCATGCTTCTTGATTGGGCGGTTGGTATATGATGATCACACCGAAAGCCTAACTCACCTTCAAATGCGGTACCGAAGATAG